The genomic interval CGGTCAGGAACGGTGTGGGTGGGAGACCTCGATCCAGACGATCGCACGATCCGATTGCTTACGGTTGCCCACCCACACAACCCTCATACACCATCACGAACACACAATTGCTTCGGCCCTGTGGGCCTCTCAATGACGATCTCACGCGTTGGGCGCCAGAGCTACATCAGCCCGGCGGCGCGGAGGCTGCCCGAACCTTCCCGCCCGACGATGATGTGATCATGCACGACGATCCCGAGCTTGCCGGCCGTCTCCATGATCTCCTTGGTCATGTGGATGTCGGCCTGTGAGGGCGTCGGATCGCCCGAAGGGTGGTTGTGCACCAGAATCAGCGCGGTCGCCGACAGTTCCAGCCCGCGCTTGATGATCTCCCGCACATAGACCGGCGTGTGGTCCACCGTGCCTTCCTGCTGCACCTCATCGGCGATCAGCCGGTTGCGCTTGTCGAGGAAGAGGATGCGGAACTGCTCAATCTCCGAATGAGCCATCGCCGCCTGGCAGTAATTCATGACCTGGGTCCAGGAGCTGAGCACCGGGCGGTCCATTATCTCCCTGTTGAGCAAGCGGAGCGAGGCAGCGCGCACCAGCTTCAACTCGGTAATCACCGCGTCACCCATTCCCGAGACCTCGCGCAGCCGTGCGGGCGAGGCGTTCATTACGGCGGCGAAGGAGCCGAACTTGGCAAGCAATTCCTTGGCAAGCGGCTTGGTATCCCGGCGCGGGATGGCCCGGAACAGGATCAGTTCGAGAAGCTCATAGTCGGGAAGCGCGTCAGCCCCGCCTTCCATGAAGCGCTGGCGGAGGCGCTGGCGGTGGCCGTGATGGTGCGGCCTGGCGGCCTTGCCGTTTCTCTTGCGTACGCGTTTGGACTCTGCCTCGGTCTCACCGATCGGCAGCGTGGCCTGTTCGGCAGCAGCTGGCGACTCACGGCTTTGGGCGTCGTCGAAACCGCTCGTCATGCACCCAGTTGCTCCACATCATAGGGCGGCTTGTGAAGACCGACTGGTGAATAGGTGAACACCTCGCAACCGTCTTCGGTGATGCCCACCGTGTGCTCGAACTGCGCCGACAGCGAGCGGTCGCGGGTGACCGCCGTCCAGCCGTCCTTGAGGATCTTCACATGCGGCCGGCCCAGATTGATCATCGGCTCGATGGTGAAGACCATACCCGGTGCAAGCTCCAGCCCCTCGCCGGGATTGCCGTAGTGCAGGATGTTCGGCTTGTCGTGAAACACATCGCCGACGCCGTGGCCGCAGAAATCGCGCACGACGCTGCACCGCTCGGCTTCGGCATAGCGCTGGATCGCCGCGCCGATGTCGCCCGTCGTGTTCCCGGGCTGCGCCGCGCCAATGCCGCGCATCAGGGCCTCGTGTGTCACCTCGATGAGCCGCTCGGCACGCCGCGCCACCTGCCCGACCGGGTACATCCGGCTAGTGTCGCCGTGCCAGCCATTGAGGATCAGCGTCACGTCAATGTTGACGATGTCGCCCTCGTAAAGCTGACGCGGGCCGGGAATGCCGTGGCAGACGACATGATTGATCGAACTGCAGATTGACCTTGTATAACCGCGATAGTTCAGCGTCGCCGGTATCGCGCCGTGGTCCAGCGCGAATTCCAGCACCAGATCG from Dichotomicrobium thermohalophilum carries:
- the radC gene encoding RadC family protein produces the protein MTSGFDDAQSRESPAAAEQATLPIGETEAESKRVRKRNGKAARPHHHGHRQRLRQRFMEGGADALPDYELLELILFRAIPRRDTKPLAKELLAKFGSFAAVMNASPARLREVSGMGDAVITELKLVRAASLRLLNREIMDRPVLSSWTQVMNYCQAAMAHSEIEQFRILFLDKRNRLIADEVQQEGTVDHTPVYVREIIKRGLELSATALILVHNHPSGDPTPSQADIHMTKEIMETAGKLGIVVHDHIIVGREGSGSLRAAGLM
- the map gene encoding type I methionyl aminopeptidase, whose amino-acid sequence is MTEVESNMRRADRKVRLYDEEAFEGLRAAGRLAAEALDMIAPHVQPGVTTQELDDLVLEFALDHGAIPATLNYRGYTRSICSSINHVVCHGIPGPRQLYEGDIVNIDVTLILNGWHGDTSRMYPVGQVARRAERLIEVTHEALMRGIGAAQPGNTTGDIGAAIQRYAEAERCSVVRDFCGHGVGDVFHDKPNILHYGNPGEGLELAPGMVFTIEPMINLGRPHVKILKDGWTAVTRDRSLSAQFEHTVGITEDGCEVFTYSPVGLHKPPYDVEQLGA